In Subdoligranulum variabile, the genomic stretch TGAAGCGGATGGCCCAGACCAACCGGTATCTGCGGGAAGCATCGGTGGTCTGCGCCGCCAAGACCGGCAGTCCCCAGCTGGCCGACACCCTGCCCAACGGCACCCACTACGTCAACTCGGTGCTCATCGGCTATGCGCCCGCCGATGATCCGCAGATCGCGGTGGCCGTTGTGTTGGAATACGGCGGCGGCGGTTCCAACGCCACGCCCATCCTGCGGGCCGTACTGGATGCCTGGTTTGACTGAATAAGGGACTCATAGGCAGATGTCCGGGGATTTTTGCACACCACTCTAGACAGTATGTTGTTAAAACGTTCAAAAAAGCGGATTCTTTTTTAATCAAAAAGTCAGTTGTCGCCGCTTGCAAAGTGTGTTAGAATATGAATGAGAGAGTGTCGCGGTAGTGTGCGGCCTCAACTACAGGAGGCACGCCCTTGAACGCACAATGTATCATGCTCTGTTCCGGCAAAGGCGGCACCGGCAAAAGCACCGTTTCGGTGCTGCTGGGCGCCGCACTGGCCCGGCTGGGCCGCAAGGTCCTGCTGGTGGAACTGGATTCCGGTCTGCGCAGCGTCGATATTATCGCCGGTGTATATGGCCGTACCGTTTATGATATTGAAGATGTTCTCTGCGGTCGGTGCGAGGCTGGCAAGGCCATCGTACCCAGTCCGCTGTATCCCGGACTTTCGGTCATCAGCGCCCCATATGAAGGCGGCGACGTCGAAGCGGCACCGTTGGGGCGGCTGCTGATGGCCGTACGTCCGTATTTTGATTTTGTCCTGTTGGATACCGCCGCCGGCATGGGAGCCCCTTTCACCGCGGCGGTCACGGTAGCGGACAAGGCCCTGCTGGTGCTGACCCCCGACCCCGTGGCCCTGCGGGACGGCAAGATTGTGGCTGACCGGATCCTAAGCGGCGGCCGTCCCCAGAGTACCGTGCGGCTGGTCATGAACCGGGTCACCCGGGACAGTTTCGGCAAACGGGCGGCGGTCTTCGATCTGGATGAATGCATCGATACCGTAGGAGCCCAGCTGCTGGCGGTCATCCCCGAAAGCCGGGAACTGCAGCAAGCGGGCGTCCACGGCTCTATTCCCTCCCCCGGGGATCCTGCCGTAACCGCCGGGCAGGCAATGGCAAAACGTCTATGCGGGCAGCGTGTCCCGCTTACCTTTTAATTTGCGAAGGATGGTGTAGCGTTATGATAATCGCCTTGGTGGCACACGACTCCAAAAAGGAGTTGATGGTGCAGTTCTGCACCGCCTATCGGCATATACTGTCGCAGCACCAACTGATCGCCACCGGTACCACCGGCCGGCTGGTAGAGGAAAACACTGGCCTGACCGTACAGAAATTTCTGCCGGGCGGCCACGGCGGTGACCAGCAGATCATGGCACGCATCGCCTGCGATGAGGTGGACATGCTGCTGTTCTTCCGTGACCCCATCAGCGCCAAGCCCAGTGAGCCCAACGAGATGAACCTGCTGCGCATCTGCGATGTGCACAACATTCCGGTGGCGACCAACATCGCCACCGCCGAAGTGCTGATTCACGGCCTGGAGCACGGCGACCTCGACTGGCGTACCATCCTCAACCCGCAGCATTGATTTCACAGCACAAAAACTGCCCCGCACCACTGGGTGCGGGGCAGTTTTTTCTGTTTTATCCTGCGTCGCGCTGCCAGACCAGGACAGCATTATCGGGCACCGAGCTTACCCAGTGGGATTCCCAATCTTCAAATTCACTGTTGGGCAAATAGTAAGCGGCCACCAATTCATCCACTATGGAACGGCCAAAGTTCCCCACGGTGCAGATCCCTTCCTTGAAAAGTTCCCCTTCTTTCAGTCCGTACCATTGGGTGCCCATCCATTTATTCCACAGTGAATTGCCCAGGGTAAAGACCAGTACCTTACCTTCCTCAGTATCCAGGAAAGCAGTCTTCGACAATGAACTATATTTCGTCGGGTTCAACGTGATATACAATCCATCTCCTTCCAGAGGATTTTCTCCCTCTTCCGGGTGCTCCTCATATTCTGCTTTCAGGATATCATCCACATCATAATCCAGATAGGTATGATTGGCATAGTCATGCAGCAATCGCAATCCAAGATACACCACACACAGGGTGGCCAGCACTGCCGCCAGCGCGGTCAGCATCCGTTTTTTCCTCTGGTTTTTGCGAACCCGGCGCAGCGCATCGGCCTGCTCTTCTCTCCGCGCCCGGGCTGCCTCCTCCTCCAGCAGAACGGTTTCCTGCATCCTTTCCCACAGACGTCGGCAGTCCGGACAATGTTCCAGATGTTCCCGCAGGTCAGCAGCAGTCTCGGATTCGCAGACTTCGTCTTTATACAACGGCAACAGGTCGCGCACCAGATAACAGGGCAGTTTCATGGCAAAGCCTCCTTCAGTTTGGCACGGGCGCGGTAGTAGGTCACCCGTGCCCAGTTTTCTGTTTTTCCGTGCAGGGCCCCGATCTCCGCAAAGCTCAGTTCCCCGTAAACCCGAAGCCAGAACACTTCCCGGTAGGGTTCCGGCAGGGCATGAAGCGCCCGGTATACCGCCAGCGCCGCCTGCCGCTGCTCCAGCTTTTCTCCGGGCAGCGGGTCGACGTCCGTGGAATCGGCCGCCTGCTCCGGCAGCGGTGTTTCCCTGCGGTGACGGCGGTAATAATCCATCAAGGCATGTTTGGCGATGCTGCACAGCCATACGTTCAGTGCACATTCGCCCTGGAACCGGTCTATCCCGCGCAGCGCCTTGTAAAAGGTCTCCTGGGCAAGATCGGCGGCCAGTTCCTCGCTGCGGCACAGCGACAGCAGATAGGCATAGACGACCTTGTGGTATTGAATATACACCTGTTCAAAGCGGTCTTTGTCCACCTTTGGCCCTCCTTTCCTGTTTTCAACCGGTTGTACCCATTAGACGCAGAAATTGTCCAAACGTTACAGACTTTCCCACAAAAAAAGCGGGGCCCCGCAGGGTCCCGCCCGATGTATCTTGTTCAGTAGCTCATGATATCCTTGACTGCTCCCGACATGGAGAACAGCTTGGCGGACAGATGGTCCAGATACACGATCCCCAGTTTGTTGCCGGTTTCCTCATTGTAGAGGTCCTCCAGCTGGGGCGCCACCTTGAAGGCCGCTTCCTGG encodes the following:
- the mgsA gene encoding methylglyoxal synthase, yielding MIIALVAHDSKKELMVQFCTAYRHILSQHQLIATGTTGRLVEENTGLTVQKFLPGGHGGDQQIMARIACDEVDMLLFFRDPISAKPSEPNEMNLLRICDVHNIPVATNIATAEVLIHGLEHGDLDWRTILNPQH
- a CDS encoding AAA family ATPase; this encodes MNAQCIMLCSGKGGTGKSTVSVLLGAALARLGRKVLLVELDSGLRSVDIIAGVYGRTVYDIEDVLCGRCEAGKAIVPSPLYPGLSVISAPYEGGDVEAAPLGRLLMAVRPYFDFVLLDTAAGMGAPFTAAVTVADKALLVLTPDPVALRDGKIVADRILSGGRPQSTVRLVMNRVTRDSFGKRAAVFDLDECIDTVGAQLLAVIPESRELQQAGVHGSIPSPGDPAVTAGQAMAKRLCGQRVPLTF
- a CDS encoding RNA polymerase sigma factor, encoding MDKDRFEQVYIQYHKVVYAYLLSLCRSEELAADLAQETFYKALRGIDRFQGECALNVWLCSIAKHALMDYYRRHRRETPLPEQAADSTDVDPLPGEKLEQRQAALAVYRALHALPEPYREVFWLRVYGELSFAEIGALHGKTENWARVTYYRARAKLKEALP
- a CDS encoding zf-HC2 domain-containing protein; its protein translation is MKLPCYLVRDLLPLYKDEVCESETAADLREHLEHCPDCRRLWERMQETVLLEEEAARARREEQADALRRVRKNQRKKRMLTALAAVLATLCVVYLGLRLLHDYANHTYLDYDVDDILKAEYEEHPEEGENPLEGDGLYITLNPTKYSSLSKTAFLDTEEGKVLVFTLGNSLWNKWMGTQWYGLKEGELFKEGICTVGNFGRSIVDELVAAYYLPNSEFEDWESHWVSSVPDNAVLVWQRDAG